One stretch of Labrenzia sp. CE80 DNA includes these proteins:
- the cckA gene encoding cell cycle histidine kinase CckA, whose protein sequence is MNDLDGAPSEPMIDRPERGGNIGLLIALAVALVAAAAGFAILGKTQSQPFVLSLLGILAVVGVFCLFAGAIGFLRFGTGRSGNPIASAFLNSLDDGALITDAEGRLVYANQAYADLTGAETAADIRVMERVFSSDPDAADAIFRLSQAMRDGLRAQEEIRMPMPLGRSEGSPHWYRVSIRPLLLPRKEGGTGRRLAVWQLADITRDRAEQENSFQELQRVINFLDHAPAGFFSCDGEGRIVYLNATLADWLGYDLAQFMAGELDLGEIVRGDGTELIRSVKGQAGEVKSETFDLDFVARNGRSFPVRLLHRVPFGDNGQAGDSRTLVLNRSRGEEASEALRAAEVRFARFFNNTPIAIASLDTEGRVLRTNAPFLRLFGAVDLSGEPPKLENYVAESGREDLGKALTAAGHGIGEIAPIDIPLNDGNDPRSATFYVSAVQEGEGDGEAAIVYALETTQQRALEAQFAQSQKMQAIGQLAGGVAHDFNNVLTAIIGFSDLLLASHRPTDPSFQDIMNIKQNANRAAGLVRQLLAFSRRQTLRPQQLELNDVLADLSILLDRLLGEKVELKVIHGRDLWPVMADLNQLEQVIVNLAVNAGDAMADGGKLTIRTSNVTEAASTQFENTRGMPPGEYTLVEVTDTGHGMPPEIMEKIFDPFFSTKEVGKGTGLGLSTVYGIVKQTGGFIFCTSEIDAGTTFRLFLPRHIPAFVEEPVVEAKPEQEKVADLTGSASILLVEDEEAVRAFGARALASRGYTVFEAGTGTEALEVMEEVDGKIDLVVSDVVMPEMDGPTLLVELRKTQPDLKIIFVSGYAEDAFEENLPENEKFFFLPKPFTLKQLATTVKEVLNS, encoded by the coding sequence GGGCTGCTGATCGCCCTGGCTGTTGCTTTGGTCGCAGCGGCGGCAGGGTTTGCCATTTTGGGCAAAACCCAGTCTCAGCCGTTCGTTCTGTCGCTTCTCGGTATTCTTGCCGTGGTTGGCGTGTTTTGCCTGTTCGCGGGAGCCATCGGCTTTTTGCGTTTCGGCACTGGCCGGTCAGGTAATCCGATTGCGTCGGCCTTTCTGAATTCCCTTGATGATGGCGCGTTGATCACTGATGCCGAAGGGCGGCTTGTCTATGCCAACCAGGCCTATGCTGATCTGACCGGTGCTGAAACCGCAGCCGACATCCGGGTCATGGAGCGCGTGTTTTCAAGTGATCCAGACGCGGCTGATGCTATTTTCCGTCTGTCTCAGGCCATGCGCGACGGCCTCAGGGCTCAGGAAGAAATTCGCATGCCTATGCCGCTTGGCCGCAGCGAAGGCAGTCCGCATTGGTATCGCGTTTCAATCCGCCCGCTTTTGCTGCCGCGCAAGGAAGGGGGCACAGGCCGCCGTCTTGCGGTATGGCAATTGGCTGACATCACCCGCGACCGGGCAGAACAGGAAAACTCCTTCCAGGAGCTGCAGAGGGTCATCAACTTCCTCGACCATGCGCCTGCCGGTTTCTTCTCCTGTGATGGGGAAGGACGCATCGTCTATCTCAACGCAACGCTTGCCGACTGGCTTGGCTATGACCTTGCCCAATTCATGGCGGGCGAACTCGATCTCGGCGAGATCGTGCGGGGTGACGGCACTGAGCTGATCCGTTCGGTCAAGGGCCAGGCGGGTGAAGTCAAGAGCGAGACCTTCGATCTGGATTTCGTGGCGCGCAATGGGCGCAGTTTCCCGGTGCGCCTGCTCCACAGGGTTCCCTTTGGTGACAATGGCCAGGCGGGCGACAGCCGCACGTTGGTTCTCAACCGCTCACGCGGCGAGGAAGCATCTGAAGCCCTGCGCGCGGCAGAGGTTCGCTTTGCGCGCTTCTTCAACAACACGCCGATCGCGATTGCGTCGCTTGATACGGAAGGCAGGGTGCTTCGCACCAATGCGCCGTTCCTGAGACTGTTCGGTGCGGTCGACCTGAGCGGTGAGCCGCCGAAGCTGGAAAACTATGTTGCCGAAAGCGGGCGTGAGGATCTTGGCAAGGCGCTGACGGCCGCTGGGCATGGCATTGGCGAGATCGCGCCCATCGACATTCCGCTGAATGACGGCAATGATCCGCGCTCGGCCACCTTCTATGTGTCTGCCGTGCAGGAAGGCGAAGGGGATGGCGAGGCGGCCATCGTCTATGCGCTGGAAACGACCCAGCAGCGGGCGCTCGAGGCTCAGTTCGCCCAGAGCCAGAAGATGCAGGCCATCGGCCAGTTGGCTGGCGGTGTAGCGCATGACTTCAATAACGTCCTGACCGCGATCATCGGTTTCTCCGACCTGCTGCTCGCCAGCCATCGTCCTACCGACCCGTCCTTCCAGGACATCATGAACATCAAGCAGAACGCCAACCGCGCGGCTGGCCTTGTCCGGCAGCTGCTTGCGTTCTCGCGCCGGCAGACTTTGCGCCCGCAACAGCTTGAACTCAATGATGTTTTGGCGGATCTGTCCATTCTGCTCGATCGCCTGCTCGGCGAAAAGGTCGAGCTGAAGGTGATTCATGGCCGGGATCTGTGGCCGGTGATGGCCGACCTCAATCAGCTCGAGCAGGTCATCGTCAATCTGGCGGTGAATGCCGGCGATGCCATGGCCGACGGGGGCAAGCTGACCATCCGCACATCGAATGTGACCGAGGCGGCCTCGACGCAATTCGAAAACACGCGCGGCATGCCTCCGGGCGAATATACGCTGGTCGAAGTGACGGACACCGGTCACGGCATGCCGCCCGAGATCATGGAAAAGATCTTTGATCCGTTCTTCTCGACCAAGGAAGTCGGCAAGGGAACCGGCCTTGGTCTTTCCACGGTTTACGGCATCGTCAAGCAGACTGGTGGCTTCATCTTCTGCACCAGCGAGATTGATGCCGGCACGACGTTCCGACTGTTCCTGCCACGCCACATCCCGGCCTTCGTCGAAGAGCCTGTTGTCGAGGCCAAGCCGGAGCAGGAGAAGGTCGCGGATCTGACCGGCTCTGCCTCGATTCTCCTGGTCGAGGATGAGGAAGCGGTACGTGCCTTTGGCGCGCGTGCGCTGGCCTCGCGCGGCTACACCGTCTTTGAAGCGGGCACGGGCACAGAAGCGCTCGAGGTGATGGAGGAAGTTGACGGCAAGATTGACCTCGTGGTCTCCGACGTGGTGATGCCGGAAATGGACGGGCCTACGCTGCTTGTCGAACTGCGCAAGACCCAGCCGGATCTCAAGATCATCTTCGTGTCAGGCTATGCTGAAGACGCGTTTGAGGAAAACCTGCCGGAAAACGAGAAGTTCTTCTTCCTGCCCAAGCCCTTCACGCTCAAGCAGCTGGCGACGACCGTCAAGGAAGTGCTGAACAGCTAA
- a CDS encoding ABC transporter substrate-binding protein, whose amino-acid sequence MSLATRISGFLGALAASATLIVSATNAQAEALTFTDIAGREVTLQEMPDKIILGEGRMMYGITPLIEGNPFEKIVGWNNDLILYDPDGFRQFESVYPEDTARLINFGNPYAGDFSIEAVLESEADLVLLESGSLFKAEETGLMEKLGAAGVQVAFVDFRRNATENVVPSLLMLGRIFGEEKRAAEFIDFYISQMRKVTNIIDTIPAEERPLVVVENAAGWQVDFCCWSFGPYNYGRFVELAGGTNYASSLANAYSVTLSLEGIIEANPAHVVATGANWSEARPEVTSVLLGYDAETEPNEARIAALASRAGFADLEAVKAGNYHVIFHQFYNSPYHFVAIQQLAKWFHPDDFEDLDPWATFVELHERFLPFDAKGTFWMSAQAAD is encoded by the coding sequence ATGTCCCTAGCGACGAGAATTAGCGGCTTCCTTGGCGCACTTGCAGCCAGCGCGACCCTGATCGTGTCAGCCACCAATGCTCAAGCGGAAGCTTTGACCTTTACTGATATCGCGGGCCGCGAAGTTACCCTTCAGGAAATGCCGGACAAGATCATCCTCGGCGAAGGCCGGATGATGTACGGTATTACGCCGTTGATCGAGGGCAATCCCTTCGAGAAAATCGTTGGCTGGAACAACGACCTGATTCTTTATGATCCTGATGGCTTCCGCCAGTTTGAAAGCGTCTATCCTGAAGATACCGCCCGACTGATCAACTTCGGCAACCCTTATGCCGGTGATTTCAGCATCGAGGCTGTTCTCGAATCGGAAGCGGATCTTGTGCTTCTGGAATCTGGCAGCCTGTTCAAGGCCGAAGAGACCGGTCTGATGGAGAAGCTCGGGGCCGCTGGTGTTCAGGTCGCATTTGTCGACTTCCGCCGGAATGCGACCGAGAATGTCGTGCCGTCGCTGCTGATGCTTGGCCGTATCTTCGGTGAAGAAAAGCGCGCCGCGGAATTTATCGACTTCTACATTTCCCAGATGCGGAAAGTCACCAATATCATCGACACGATCCCGGCCGAGGAACGTCCTCTGGTGGTGGTCGAGAACGCTGCCGGTTGGCAGGTCGACTTCTGTTGCTGGTCGTTCGGTCCCTACAACTATGGCCGCTTCGTTGAGCTTGCCGGTGGCACGAACTATGCCTCGTCTCTGGCGAATGCCTATTCGGTTACGCTGAGCCTGGAAGGCATCATCGAAGCCAACCCGGCACATGTTGTTGCGACCGGTGCCAACTGGTCGGAAGCGCGTCCTGAAGTGACCTCTGTTCTGCTGGGCTATGACGCAGAAACGGAACCCAACGAAGCACGCATCGCGGCTCTTGCTAGCCGGGCCGGGTTCGCGGACCTGGAGGCAGTGAAGGCTGGTAACTACCACGTCATCTTCCATCAGTTCTACAATTCGCCCTATCACTTCGTGGCCATTCAACAGCTGGCGAAATGGTTCCATCCTGATGATTTCGAGGATCTGGATCCCTGGGCGACGTTTGTCGAACTGCACGAACGCTTCCTGCCGTTTGACGCCAAGGGCACCTTCTGGATGTCCGCACAGGCGGCTGACTAG
- a CDS encoding iron ABC transporter permease, protein MSDLTRGPNAGALVQAYRLRSGRRFLLVLGAVACLAALVIFDIITGPANLSFSRALQVILDPSIATPKEDVIIWKLRLPVALMAVLVGAMLGVAGAEMQTILNNPLADPFTLGLSSAASFGAALAIVLGWSVVPGVGGLFVTMNAFVFALGTSCALFLFTRMRGVSPEAMILVGIAMLFTFNALLAFLQYGASEMQLAQLIFWQLGSLSRATWEKVAICAGVLGVILPWFLHQSWALTALRMGEDKAAALGVNVGLLRLTVLGGVSLLAAVAVSFVGAIAFVGLVGPHIARMIVGEDQRGFLPLSALCGALILSGTSIASKAITPGIVYPIGMITSLIGIPFFILLILGQRKRHWQ, encoded by the coding sequence ATGTCTGACCTAACCCGGGGCCCGAATGCCGGTGCCCTTGTGCAGGCCTATCGCCTTCGATCGGGCCGTCGGTTTCTTCTTGTTCTGGGTGCTGTTGCGTGCCTGGCAGCCCTGGTGATCTTCGATATCATCACGGGCCCTGCGAACCTGAGTTTCAGCCGTGCCCTTCAGGTGATCCTAGATCCTTCCATTGCGACGCCCAAGGAGGACGTCATCATCTGGAAGCTGCGCCTGCCTGTGGCTCTGATGGCGGTTCTTGTTGGCGCGATGCTCGGCGTGGCGGGAGCCGAGATGCAGACGATCCTCAACAATCCGCTTGCCGACCCCTTCACACTCGGTCTTTCGTCGGCTGCAAGCTTTGGAGCGGCCCTTGCAATCGTTCTGGGCTGGTCGGTTGTTCCAGGTGTTGGCGGTCTGTTCGTGACAATGAACGCCTTCGTCTTTGCGCTGGGCACGTCCTGCGCACTGTTTCTTTTCACCCGTATGCGCGGCGTGTCGCCTGAGGCGATGATTCTGGTGGGCATCGCCATGCTGTTCACCTTCAACGCACTGCTTGCGTTTCTGCAATATGGTGCCTCTGAGATGCAGTTGGCGCAGTTGATTTTCTGGCAGCTCGGGTCGCTCTCACGCGCCACCTGGGAAAAGGTTGCGATCTGCGCGGGTGTGCTCGGCGTCATTCTACCCTGGTTCCTGCATCAGTCCTGGGCGCTAACCGCCTTGCGCATGGGAGAAGACAAGGCGGCAGCACTTGGGGTGAACGTCGGCCTTCTGCGGCTGACCGTGCTCGGTGGGGTCTCGCTGCTTGCGGCTGTCGCCGTATCGTTCGTCGGCGCAATCGCCTTTGTCGGCTTGGTCGGTCCCCATATCGCCCGTATGATTGTCGGTGAAGATCAGCGTGGTTTCCTACCGCTGTCGGCCCTGTGTGGTGCGCTGATCCTGTCAGGGACGTCCATCGCTTCGAAGGCGATTACGCCCGGGATCGTCTATCCGATCGGCATGATCACGTCCCTCATCGGCATTCCGTTCTTCATTCTGCTTATCCTTGGACAGCGCAAGAGGCACTGGCAATGA
- a CDS encoding ABC transporter ATP-binding protein yields MTGLSARGLCFSYGRRQVLTDVSFDPIERGQLTVLIGPNAAGKSTLFRLIAGLLAPSAGKVHIADTDLASLSTRERLKKVCFMPQFFTANAALTVFDVMMMAHKQLKGWRVSEDDMFAVGQALEDAGIGHLAEAYVSELSGGQSQMVSVAQALIRKSDVYLFDEPTSALDLRHQLDVLTQIKAAIAGRQAVGMVALHDLNLAARYADNLILLGEGRILAQGTPEEVLRSPAISKTYGVEIEITTGPRENLLVHAYTS; encoded by the coding sequence ATGACCGGCTTGAGCGCGCGGGGTCTCTGTTTTTCCTACGGTCGGCGTCAGGTCCTGACGGATGTGAGTTTTGACCCGATCGAGCGCGGCCAGCTCACGGTCCTGATCGGACCGAATGCGGCGGGCAAGTCGACGTTGTTTCGTCTGATCGCCGGCTTACTGGCACCTTCTGCCGGCAAGGTCCATATCGCAGACACCGACTTGGCAAGTCTTTCGACTCGTGAGCGGCTCAAGAAGGTTTGCTTCATGCCGCAATTCTTCACGGCCAATGCGGCTTTGACGGTCTTCGACGTGATGATGATGGCGCACAAGCAGCTCAAGGGCTGGCGTGTGTCTGAAGATGACATGTTCGCCGTTGGCCAGGCGCTGGAAGATGCTGGCATTGGTCATCTGGCAGAAGCCTACGTCAGCGAATTGTCCGGGGGGCAGTCGCAGATGGTGTCAGTTGCCCAGGCCCTTATCCGCAAGTCTGATGTCTATCTGTTCGACGAGCCGACGTCTGCCCTCGACCTGCGCCACCAACTCGATGTCCTGACTCAGATCAAGGCAGCGATTGCCGGGCGGCAGGCTGTTGGCATGGTTGCTCTCCATGATCTGAACCTGGCGGCCCGCTACGCCGATAATCTGATCCTTCTGGGGGAAGGGCGCATCCTTGCTCAGGGAACCCCGGAAGAGGTTTTGCGCTCGCCCGCCATTTCCAAGACCTATGGCGTGGAGATCGAGATCACCACCGGTCCACGGGAGAACCTTCTTGTCCATGCTTACACGTCGTAA
- a CDS encoding pseudoazurin, producing MLTRRNFILSMGALAGSSAAAACPLPAVDGGEHAVLMLNANCGDGQTPNVFEPAILHINVGDSVTFVPTDEGHNSASKRGMIPEGASPWNGALDERLRVTFDVPGIYGHICLPHYEWGMVGLIVVGNDLSNLKAVKKIRHPGSARKTFRALLKELEAA from the coding sequence ATGCTTACACGTCGTAATTTCATCCTCTCCATGGGCGCCCTGGCCGGGAGTTCGGCGGCTGCTGCTTGCCCGCTTCCTGCTGTGGACGGCGGTGAACATGCTGTCTTGATGCTGAACGCCAATTGTGGGGACGGTCAGACACCGAACGTGTTTGAGCCGGCAATCCTGCACATCAACGTCGGTGACAGCGTGACCTTTGTTCCCACGGATGAGGGGCACAATTCTGCATCCAAGCGCGGCATGATCCCCGAGGGCGCCAGTCCCTGGAATGGTGCCCTCGATGAACGGCTGCGGGTGACATTCGACGTGCCGGGGATCTACGGCCACATCTGCCTTCCCCACTATGAATGGGGCATGGTTGGCCTCATCGTCGTAGGCAACGACCTGTCCAACCTGAAGGCCGTCAAGAAGATCCGACATCCAGGGTCTGCCCGAAAGACCTTCAGGGCGCTGCTCAAAGAACTTGAAGCCGCATAA